One region of Bactrocera neohumeralis isolate Rockhampton chromosome 5, APGP_CSIRO_Bneo_wtdbg2-racon-allhic-juicebox.fasta_v2, whole genome shotgun sequence genomic DNA includes:
- the LOC126758103 gene encoding alpha-protein kinase 1-like encodes MRNLYNCNLPSVTIAAMPIAFKPKPKPTQTPTTTTLAKPMDESTKSSHAQAARETSPIASKQMNTLAQLPKCDEKQQQQQQYQYHLQQQQQQQHHQQQHYLYTEYQQWRHGDSVQQMQQPHSRQDDAFHLQNLIKQRQIMTLYDYYMYQRHPSPPMPTQAKALGSGLDLRAEYGRVARL; translated from the coding sequence ATGCGCAATTTGTATAATTGCAATTTGCCATCCGTAACAATCGCCGCAATGCCAATAGCGTtcaaaccaaaaccaaaaccaacacaaacaccaacaacaaccacactaGCAAAGCCAATGGATGAAAGCACAAAAAGCTCGCATGCTCAAGCCGCACGGGAGACTAGCCCGATTGCCAGCAAACAGATGAACACATTGGCTCAGCTGCCCAAATGTGATgagaagcagcagcaacaacaacaataccaatatcacttacaacaacaacaacagcagcagcaccatcaacaacaacactaccTCTATACTGAGTACCAGCAATGGCGGCATGGTGACTCAgtacaacaaatgcaacaaccaCACTCTCGCCAAGACGACGCATTCCACTTGCAGAATCTCATCAAACAACGACAAATAATGACCTTGTACGACTACTACATGTACCAACGCCACCCGTCGCCACCGATGCCGACGCAGGCCAAAGCTTTAGGTTCGGGTCTCGACTTGCGTGCCGAGTACGGACGAGTGGCTCGACTATAG